The genomic interval TTGTATGATCTTAACCTTTGATTCTTCTTTACTTAAGCCTCGATTCAAGCATTTTGAGTTGTATGTATCTGGAACTCTGATTAAACTATTTCCATATTTTGGATGGTGTAGCGGGTCGGCCTTTCCATCGGTAAAATAGTTCTTAGCAAACTTCAGAAATACTTCTGATACAGAATAATTATAATATTTGCTAAAACTAGTGTGAAAAAGACTCGGAAATCTATCTTTGGAAAATATATCCTCTTGATCCAAAACTATAGCGGATAAAGGAATATAAACATGGTATCCATTTCCTGACCAAATGACCGTTGGTTTAGAGCCAAATCCTTCAATCTTGTTTATGGTTCTTTTCAAGATTCTGTCTAACTTTGATTTATCAGAATTGAAGTTAACCAAATCCAAGTCCATAAATACAAAGTCTGGGGGATGTCTGACAATTCCTTTATACTCTGTATATTCAGGATATGCGTTAATCCTACAGTCTATGTAATCTGATTCTTCGCATTTTCTTAAGACTTCTTCTTTTGAAGTAACGGTAAATTGCCAGTTTTGCTTTTCAGTCATCATTGTTCGGGGAAAATCTTGTTTCTGGTGGTCGAAATGAGATAGAATAAAGTCTATTGACTCTTCAATAGTGTTAAGAATTTTTACCCCCACCTACTCTCGTTATTAATCAAGGTGATACTAAAGAGTTGAGATTCATTGATAGGACCTATCTTGTCAGTTCTAGTAACAAGCGGGTAACTTACTTCTTCCTTATGATTGTAAGAATAAAGGTCTTGCATAGAAACTACTTTGATACTTTATTTAACTTTGTATACAAGCTATGAAAACAACTCAAGCCGCCGCTGTCGCGGCGGAATTCTTTTCATCATTTTTATAATACTCTCCTTTTCTTAACTCTATCAATTTTCCCTCCTTTACTAATTTATTTAACAGTCTTTCGGCTACTTCATCAGTAATTATTGGTGGACTAGATAACGAACTCTTCTTAATGGCGTTTCTAAGTTTGATATGTCCAATTAATCTGAGGTTGCTAAACGGCTCTCTATTCTCTAGGCGTTCAATTTCCTTAAACTCCTCCCAAAATCTGTTTTCAAGGGAATCAAAATCAAATTCATCCTCGATATCGTCATATTTTTTCAGTGTAGGTGGGGGGGATTTTTCTTTACACACCTCTTCAAATTTCTCCGGAATAAATCCATCTCTCAGCCTATTGAATTCATCACTCAAAAACCACTTGAACTCCGCTTTTAATATTATCAATTGACTAGAGTTATACTGATTTTCATTTTCCATTTCCATCATTACTAAACCTAATACCTTAAGTTCCGTCATAGTCCGTAATGCCGTAGGTCTAGATACATTCAGATCTGTTTCGATTTGAGTTGTACTCAATTTCCCATTCTTATTTAATAGTAAATCAAATATCATCACCCGCTCAACTGGTGCAGTAGATAGCACGGTTCTTATAATTAAAGGAATGTCGTCAGAAGTGATACTTGGTCGTCCTTTAGACAATGCATGACCTACAGCTAAATTCCTTAGATTCGTAATTGCCCTACTTGGATTTTCTATGATGGGTTTTGAATATGCATAATCTGAACCTTGGGTTCCATGAGTTTCCCATGTTTGAGCAAACCCTCTCAAGCGGGCAAGTAGTTCGCCTAACTTTATGATTGCTTTTAAGGAATAATCATCGTCTTCACTAGGTTCAGTCTTTACTTTAAATATATTTAATGCAAACTCACCTGTCGGACAATAATCAAACCACTTGAGATAATCTAGGAGTGCATCTTCGACCTGTTTTTTACTATCATTGAAATTGCCATACTTTAATTCATTAAGATAATCATTTTCAGTCTTTTTCTTTGTTTGCATTCTCATAAAGTATAGTTTAGGTCCCAATGTACTCAAATGCTTGTAAACCTTACGCGGAATATCTACAGCAGCTCCTATCCAAGCGAACATGATATCTCCGTTATATCCTCTATGTCCATAAGCACCACTATCGCTCTCAAATCCTTGTCCGTCAGCAATTCTAGTAACTATTCCAAGTATCAGTAGCAGGTCTTCATCTTTACCATTAAATAAGGGGGCGAGTTCTGGAGTGATGAATAGTTTATCCTTGATTTTAGGAAGCATGTCTATTTTTGCCAGCTGTTCTTGTGAAACTGAAGTATTATGAGAGACAAAGGATTTGGCCGTAAAATTATCCGTATAAAATGTAACAGTCAGTTTACGTAACATTTCCAATGCAAGGGTTTTAGAAGAGCTAGGGGCGCCCAAAATAATTCCTATGAATGGTAAAGTATTTCCTTTAATATGAATAACATTCTTGACTGATAACGCGAACTCAATTGCCTGCCAAACATCTGGAAAGTTCTTAAATGTCGCCTCTCGTAGTATTTGATACTTTTCTTGTAAAGTTTTTTGCCATTCTTCCTGTGAAATTTCTGGTCTTGGCTCCTGTTTTGGTTCTGACTGAGGCTCGCCTGTTCTCAAATGATCTTCTGTCTTAAATATCTGATGATTTCGGAGTATTGCATCTTCAATCTTGTATAGATCCTTTTCAGACATTTCAGACATTTCATGGATTTTAGATTTTACCTTTTTACATAATCCTTTGACGATCTTGCTTAAATCACTTATATTTTCTGCTACATAAAGTATCTTACTTCCTTCAAATCTATCAGAAAGAGTTACTATTAGAATCTTTTCTTTTAACCGTAACGATATATCTGCAACAACGTCCTTTGAATCTTCAGGAATTTCAAGACTTTTATTTTCAGGATCTTTCAACTTAATAACCTCTCAAGTCAATTTCACTAACCTGATTTTTGAAATCATTTACTTTGCGGCAGTAGTCAGAAGGTAATCTTGTATCATTTTTCGTATTTCGTTTTGTATTAATAGTTCTGAATACGTCATTCTTTTTCTGTGAATCGTTTTCTAAATAGAGTACATTAATTTGATTAGTTAATATGGTTTTACCCATGCTCTCGTCGTCGTAGTATGGTATTGTTATTGGATATATATTCCTTTTGTAGTCACACATATTTTGGGTTTTAATTCGCCAGAATGCTAGGTAATCACAATCTCTGGTTTGGTCAGATATATTCTATATAGCGGAAGTATCCATTTGTAGGCATTTTTGAAAATAGTAAAGGATATGACTAGTACCGTTACTGCTTTCCCCAAAGTTTATAACTCAATTCGGATAAATACTTAATACACATATTCTGACCGATATGCGTACGGTAGAGTAGCTGATTTCAAGACTCGTCATCTTGAAATCGACGAAGTTACTTTATCGCAGGTAAAGGGTGAAAGGCTTCTTTCTCGTCGTCAATTACCCTTTACCAATGTGTCGCCCAAAGGCCTAGGCCTTTGGGCTTTCTCATTTATCACAGATATTTCGGCTCAATTATTGGGTTATAATTTGTTCTGCTAAGTATATTCACCATACAAACATTTACAGTCAGGATACTTACAAGAACCTCGATATCGAAGTTCAGGAGTTGCATTCTTATCTAAATGCATAGTAACTTTGTGTGTACAATATATACAATATTTACTCATAATTATGATATCCCTAAGCGTATTTTTAAAGATAATCTAAGGTTAGGTGTAGTAACGTTTGACCTGCTCAGTATGAACAACATAGTATTACTGACATGGAGGGGAAGGCGTCTATCTCGTCGTCTAGGTCTGGCCAGTTGTCTCTCAGGGGTCAAACCCTGGGGCTTGTTGTTCTTTTACCTCTTGAGTAGCAAAGTCATATTTGCCCAAAGGCCTGAGCGAGCCTTTGGAGTTAACTTATTTTTCTGACCAGTTCTTAATTTATGATACTAGATTCAATAGTTCTTTATCCATCCTAAAGCATAAGTTGAGCGAAGTTTTAATATTTCCTTGGTTAGTATTATTCACATTGGATGATGAGACATATCAGCAACTAGTGGAGTCTAAATTCTATCATCCTGAAGTAACTGAAGTCATCCATGATATTAATCAATTAGAAGGTATGATTGCAGGAGCCATCAACGTAGCTGAAAAAGGATTTGATATGGTTTGGGATAAAATGATGTTTAATTTTCACTTTAATCACCTACATGAAGGATATGAGGCTATGGAAAGATTAATTGATGAAAAGAGCCTCAAAATTAGGCTGATAGTCGAGGCATCTCCAGAAAATATCGACCAAATAAATTCAATAATTAACTACGAAATAAGACATTTAGATGATATTAAAAGTAATTTTGGCATTTTGGATAATAGAGCATATGTAGTTTCTATATTTAATCAAGGTAGTCCATATCCCCAACAAGCATTCTTTAGTAATTCGAGAGTTTTTATAGACAAACAGCAGACCTTATTTAACCAGTTATGGGAAGTTGCACTTCCAATTAAGATCAGAAATAGAGAGTTAAAACTCAAGAGAGAAGAATTGGATTTTAAAAAGACCTTTGATAATGTAGGTGAATTTCACTCCGAGATTATTGCTCAACTAGAACACTGTAAAAGAGAGCTAGTCATATTCTCATCGATAAACATTCTCGTTCATTTTACTCATTTTGAATCTTTTTGGAGGCTTTGTGCTATGTTGGCAAAACAGAATGTCATTATTAAAATACTAACTGATGATTTCATTCCTGGAATTATAAACCAGATACACAAGTTAAACAGTAGATTATTTAGAGATGTTATTCAAATACGAAACTCAGGTAAACTTGAAAATATCGATGAATGTGTCATGATCATGGATGGAAAGTTAATTTTTAGAATTATTAATAACAAGAATGATACAAGCCGGTTTGTTGGCGTACTGTCAACGGACGCTAATCATGTTTTAGTTCAAGAAATCCTTTTTGAGAAATACTGGAATGAGGTTCAAAGTTTTTCAGATATATCCTCTCATTAAGGTTATTCAATATAGTCGTCATTTACCCTTTACCTTTGGGTCGCCCAAAGGCTTTACAGCCTTTGGGCTTTGAACACCACATCTTCTATGACCACTTTATATCAAAATATTAAAGCACAGATAGTACCAAAAACACAATAAACTTATTTATTGCATCCTTGAAATAACTAAGACATTAATTGTTTCTAGAAAAATCTACCGTAGTTAAGACTTTCGTTTTGTGTATTATCTTCTCAGCATTATTGGTTATTATGTCATTAAAAATGCCTCCATCCTTTTCTCAAGAAAATGAAAATTCAGATATCATTCTCTTAAATATTACAGACATCAATCTGAAAAACAGTACGACTGGTCTAACTTCAATAACTGGAACCATACAAAATAATTCAACTGAAAATGTAGAAAACTTACAGATTGATGTTTGGCTGCTAGATGCTTACAATAAAGTGATAAGAGACACTAGCAGATTCGTTTCAGGACCCTTTACGGTTTATGAACCAAATTCTACTGAAACCTTCAGTTTCCTAATGAGTGTAGAAGAATTTGATAATTATAAAGCGACAGCATATGCAGAGCCAGTATCATGAAAATGAAATATTGAGTTATGATTTATCCTTTATATTTTCTATGACGAATAATTATGATGGCAAAGACTAATGGATCAAAATATTGTCAGAAATTATGAGGCATGGAGAGAACTAGTTATAGATAACGATTGACATCGATTTTGCAGAATTGAATATTCTGTTCATTATCGAGACTATTTCTACCATCTTCTTATAGTTTCATGACCATGAATTGACCATGGATAAATTAAGTATAAAGACAATATATGCTCTATCTCTTGCTCTATCGCTTTCAATAATATTGGGAAGTTTCTATGCTAGTCAGTCTACATGGGCTCAAAATGCTACTACTAATACCAATACTACGAATGCTACAACGGCTATTGACACCTTTCGTGCTCAAGGACAAATATCAAGCCTAGCCTCAGACACTTTAGCAGGAAGGGAGAATTCTACAGAAAATGTGATGTGGGTTTTGGGAGGTGACTGGGAAGTTAATGTAGCTGAAGGTAACCTTACAAACTTTGTAGTGGATATAAAGATGACCCAAGTCGATGGAACAGCAGCACATTCACATACTATAGAGAAAATTACTAATGCAAGCGGAATGCCAATGGGAACAGTACAAGCTCAGGAATTAGATTTGATGACAGGAGAACCAGGATCTAAAATCGCATTAATAAATGGAAATGCAACTATGTTTAGAGGAACAGTAGATCTGACCACTAACGGAAATGTGAAATGGGAGAGCGTTCCAACACATGTTACCATCTTTAACGGCAATGTAATTAACCTTGGTTTGGACCCTTCAAAAACAGAAGACCACTTTTATGGCTTGCCAGTATTTGGGACTGTCGAATCTATAGTAGATGAGAATGGGAAGGAGTTACTACAAAAGTCAAAGTAAAATCTTTCTTATACAATGCTTTTTTATTATTATTGTTTAAGTAGTATGCTATTTCACTATTAGACTACTATCCTTTCCACGAGGCATAGTAATACAGACACACTGCTGTAAGATAAATTGGGTAATAGGGGTCAAGTTCAATAAGTTAGTTATTTCAGAAATTGGCCCCTGTTGCTATTTCCACCTAAACTAAACCATCTACCTGGATAGCGTCTGTAAGCAAGTTGTATGTGAATGTCTGGTAGGTACTTGTTAGTGATAATGATTCAACAAATCATTATCGATTAAATACTTTGTTAAATATTTTGTAATACTTGTTTGCGGTTAGATGATAGTTCCTGACCAGTTCTATTTCACCCAGATGAGTGTAATGAGGTTACAAACTCGTTTTGTATAATATCTATAACGAAAATCTTGTGCTCTTCATCACGTTATATTTATTATCTACAAGACAAAAGCGATAGACGTATCGGAACATAATAAAAGATCTGACCTATCTCTGATGTTAGAAACTTACTCAAAACCTCATTACATTTGGGAAATGTCTATGCTAAATGACTTTTAACATACAATATAAATGAGCGGCATTAAAAATGTGTTATTCATCATAGTGATGTGAATAAGCGGCCATTTTATGGAAAGTAATGCACCTCAATCAAATCTGTTTTAAAATACTACAATTTCTAAATCCCATTGATGAATAACTCAATAAATCAAATTAATAAAAAGTATAATAAAGCATGAGTGGAAAATCTCAGTCGATGAGAAAAAGCTTTGTAAGATTTGTTCTCATCAAAGACGCGATCATAGATATAATGTCGATGAACAAAATAACAATCTCAAATGTGAGTACTCTGAATGTAAATGTAAACAATTTGTAGAATGGATATAAGAAATATCCTCCTTTTGTTTTACATTAGGAAAGAAATTTGAATCTACTTAAAATTAAAACAAATATTCATAATTAGGCGTTATTTGATTTTAAGAGGGAGAGAGGGCTGGTTCTTAACAATTGATTTATAGGGCTAATCAGTACCCTATTTAAGGATAAATCAGAAACAATTCACTTGTCGGCTTAAACATAGCCTTTGTAAGTGCTACATTGACATCCTGTAACTTTACATCTAGGTAAATCGGAACCTTTGATATGAAGCTTTTTAGTGCGAACAATTTCTTCATGGAATATAATCAGCCGGATTGAAAAACTTCATAATTAATTACTTGCACAATCATATTTAAGTTATAACAATTGGTAAAA from Candidatus Nitrosocosmicus hydrocola carries:
- the priX gene encoding DNA primase noncatalytic subunit PriX — its product is MGVKILNTIEESIDFILSHFDHQKQDFPRTMMTEKQNWQFTVTSKEEVLRKCEESDYIDCRINAYPEYTEYKGIVRHPPDFVFMDLDLVNFNSDKSKLDRILKRTINKIEGFGSKPTVIWSGNGYHVYIPLSAIVLDQEDIFSKDRFPSLFHTSFSKYYNYSVSEVFLKFAKNYFTDGKADPLHHPKYGNSLIRVPDTYNSKCLNRGLSKEESKVKIIQKWDGKRLPIQLLLKDFRRWIVQEEINYSQQLERLSKKKNLRKLSECNFVIDWIENLLKTPMEDQRNYCLWAILVPYLLNVKHLSEEDTFNILKDWLQNCNDLKKLRFDPKSRIYSTIRGNKRFKPISYSKLKENNRILYSLLENKLIKKGVTWG
- a CDS encoding FxLYD domain-containing protein, giving the protein MFLEKSTVVKTFVLCIIFSALLVIMSLKMPPSFSQENENSDIILLNITDINLKNSTTGLTSITGTIQNNSTENVENLQIDVWLLDAYNKVIRDTSRFVSGPFTVYEPNSTETFSFLMSVEEFDNYKATAYAEPVS